TTTGGTGGTGGAATTTTCCAGTTATGCTGAATGGTTATATTTACCGTGTATGGAACAATGGGTTTGCGTACGGTTCGAATTACCTTCATCATCAGCATATCTCGTGGATTGGCTTGGCTGGCGTTTCGAAAGAACAGCTGAAAAAGCGTAACTATGATGAAATGATTACTCATTTGCTGAACGTGGGTATTGCGGATTATTGCGGTGTTTCCAACCCAAGGTTGAATTCTTAGATGAAACTCTGGATTCAAATTCCGATCATTATGAAATATTGCTGGATCAAACTTATCGCTTGGGTCTGAATTATGGCTTTATTACCATCTCCTCTTCTAAGTATGGAATCCTAACAGAACGCGAGAGAGAATTATCTTTCCACAAGCCGCTAACCCATCCATAATTTCCGTGGAAGTGGGTTAGCGTTTTTTTCATTCATTAAACATTAACTGGCCTTCGACAACAAATAGAGAAAATAAGGGGTAACCAAGATAGTGATTATGATTCCGGTTGGAATATCAGCACCAAAACTGATCGTGCGTGTAAGGGTATCAGCAATCAATATAACGAGCGAGCCAACCAATGCAGTAGTAGGTAACAGCAGCTTATGATTGGGACCTACCAGTCTGCGAGCCAGATGAGGACTAACCATCCCCACAAAAAAGAAATTTCCGCCAAGTGCCACGCTACCAGAAGCCAGAGCCACTGCTGCGATCGTCAAGCCGATAAATTCCCTTTTAATGGCTACGCCAAGCCCCGATGCTGTCTGATTACCCAAGTTCAGCGTATTGAGTGTGTTAGACCTGTAAAAAACATAAAAGCAGATGGCCAGCACCCAGGGAAGCAGCACCATAATATAGTTCCAGTCGTCCCCCCACAGGTCTCCAGCCTGCCAACGCAGAGCAAAATCATACTGTTGCTTGTCTAGTCGGAGCGTCAGTAGCAGCGACAATGCGCTGTAGCCACTCCCCATAGCAACACCCGTTAAAATTAGGCCTGTAGGTGAAATGTCTCTTCCCCGCCTAAAAGCAAACATAAAAATCAAAAATGCTGCTGTGAGCCCACCTGCAAAAGCCAGCCCTGGAAGAATAATAGGCGATAGTAATCCCTCACTAGCGAACAGCGTAATATATAAAAGCACGAATAACCCCGAGCCCGAGCTGATGCCTAGTGTCCCTGGACTGGCCATGTCGTTTTTGAGCAAGCTTTGCATAATACAACCCGATATCCCCATGCCAATACCCACTAATACGGAAAGCACAATACGTGGCAGTCGAAATTCAAATACGATCAGATTCTGCTTGCTCGTTCCTTCGCCGATGATGACCTTGAAAACTTCGAGTGGGGACAGATTCATTTTCCCGACATTCATGCTGAGTACAGCAACCAGCAGTGTCAACACAGTTAACAGTAAAATAATGCTTATACCCCTGCTATTGCGGGACAGATTCAACTAAACTCCCTCCTTTGCTTGCGCACAAGGTAGAGAAAATAGGGTACGCCGACCAAAGCAAAAATTATGCCTAGCGGCGTTTCATGAGGGCGATTAATCATTCGACCCAGCAAATCTGCTGCCAGTAGAAACACTGCTCCATACAACGCTGAGGCGGGAATAATATATCGATAATCTGTACCGACCAGATAGCGTATAATGTGTGGCACGATCAAACCTACAAACCCAACAGGACCGACTACAATAACCGATAACCCCGTTAAAATTAATACGATTAAGGTTGAAAATAGCTTGATTCTATTCGCTCGAATTCC
This window of the Paenibacillus polymyxa genome carries:
- a CDS encoding FecCD family ABC transporter permease yields the protein MNLSRNSRGISIILLLTVLTLLVAVLSMNVGKMNLSPLEVFKVIIGEGTSKQNLIVFEFRLPRIVLSVLVGIGMGISGCIMQSLLKNDMASPGTLGISSGSGLFVLLYITLFASEGLLSPIILPGLAFAGGLTAAFLIFMFAFRRGRDISPTGLILTGVAMGSGYSALSLLLTLRLDKQQYDFALRWQAGDLWGDDWNYIMVLLPWVLAICFYVFYRSNTLNTLNLGNQTASGLGVAIKREFIGLTIAAVALASGSVALGGNFFFVGMVSPHLARRLVGPNHKLLLPTTALVGSLVILIADTLTRTISFGADIPTGIIITILVTPYFLYLLSKAS